The Solibacillus daqui genome has a segment encoding these proteins:
- a CDS encoding YneB family resolvase-like protein, with amino-acid sequence MDQTKAVLYCRVSTDKDTQETSLVRQQEELTSYAKSLGYTELSVYKDQHSGYEVDRDGLLDMLDFMKDHQVKVLFVQDETRLGRGNARMAVLHLIQKYEATVYTLNDAGPIALNEMDTMLLEILAIVEEYQRRMHNAKIRRGMRRAVENGYMPQNNLKNRGNIEGRERKEVPIEEIVQLRQKGLTFAEIAMTLKGLGIPISKATVHRRYIEYMERFEE; translated from the coding sequence ATGGATCAAACTAAAGCAGTATTATATTGTCGTGTTAGCACCGATAAAGACACGCAAGAAACATCGTTAGTTCGCCAGCAGGAAGAATTAACGAGCTATGCCAAATCGTTAGGTTATACAGAGCTTAGCGTTTACAAAGATCAGCATAGTGGCTATGAAGTAGACCGAGATGGTTTATTAGATATGCTCGATTTTATGAAAGACCATCAGGTGAAGGTTTTATTTGTGCAAGATGAAACCCGTTTAGGTCGAGGTAATGCACGAATGGCGGTTCTTCATTTAATTCAAAAATATGAAGCGACAGTTTATACATTAAATGATGCTGGCCCAATTGCATTAAATGAAATGGATACGATGCTACTTGAAATTTTAGCGATCGTTGAAGAATATCAACGTCGTATGCACAATGCCAAAATACGTCGAGGTATGCGCCGTGCAGTTGAAAATGGTTACATGCCCCAAAATAATTTAAAAAATCGAGGCAATATTGAAGGGCGAGAGCGAAAAGAAGTACCAATCGAAGAAATTGTGCAATTGCGTCAAAAAGGACTAACATTTGCTGAGATTGCCATGACATTAAAGGGTCTTGGTATCCCAATCAGTAAAGCGACTGTTCACCGCCGTTATATTGAATATATGGAACGATTTGAAGAGTAA
- a CDS encoding chloride channel protein, whose protein sequence is MTEKYFKIIGLLVYGLILSGIIGSISSVFLILVNGLTDFLWTDISNNLKTPFIYTLFLCIFGGILVGFSRYKWGNLPKTANDSIFELKTTQRIDYSYVWLNFLIAFFILIFGASVGPAAAILSSVIALSVWQGDKMRYFYFSYNEWKKESWLIRLKKLALPHNYLISYDPDRAPKEKKLLLLKKLLYMVFIVNGMVAFMFLIKISDQPPFVTKLGETNWGLDELILFIPLILFGILFSKLYELMERTMSKVFSKMNNKIILSAVIGGIGIGLMSLIAPNLLFSGQLSMQALPSLVPTLSIATLILASVLKLVLMEFCLKSGWVGGNVLPVIFASILQGYAIATLFPQLDMLFIVAVIGSSASISILKTPLLVGLSLMLFFPKELAPVILIIVVIFIGLSKMSNKLPQKITASF, encoded by the coding sequence TTGACTGAGAAGTACTTTAAAATAATCGGATTACTTGTTTATGGCTTAATTCTAAGTGGGATAATCGGTTCTATTTCTTCTGTTTTTTTAATTTTAGTTAATGGGTTGACAGATTTTTTATGGACTGACATATCCAATAATTTAAAAACACCCTTCATCTATACATTATTTTTATGTATTTTTGGTGGTATTTTAGTAGGTTTTAGCAGGTATAAGTGGGGAAATCTTCCTAAAACAGCTAATGATTCTATATTTGAATTAAAAACAACTCAAAGAATTGACTATTCTTATGTATGGCTCAATTTTTTAATTGCTTTTTTTATTTTAATCTTCGGTGCAAGTGTAGGTCCCGCAGCAGCCATATTAAGTTCTGTTATTGCGTTATCGGTATGGCAGGGGGATAAAATGCGTTACTTTTATTTTTCCTACAACGAATGGAAAAAGGAATCATGGTTAATTAGACTGAAAAAATTAGCATTACCTCATAACTACCTTATTTCCTATGATCCTGATCGGGCTCCTAAAGAGAAAAAGCTGCTTTTACTTAAAAAATTATTATATATGGTATTTATCGTTAACGGTATGGTTGCCTTTATGTTTTTAATAAAAATATCAGACCAACCCCCTTTTGTGACAAAATTAGGGGAAACTAATTGGGGTTTGGATGAATTGATTCTTTTTATTCCTTTAATTTTGTTTGGTATTTTATTTAGTAAACTATATGAACTAATGGAAAGAACAATGAGTAAAGTCTTCTCTAAAATGAACAATAAAATTATTCTAAGTGCTGTTATCGGTGGAATTGGTATTGGTTTGATGTCTTTAATTGCTCCTAATCTACTTTTTTCCGGCCAACTTTCTATGCAAGCTTTGCCTAGTTTAGTACCGACACTTTCGATTGCTACATTAATTTTGGCTTCTGTTTTAAAACTGGTTTTAATGGAGTTTTGTTTAAAATCAGGTTGGGTTGGTGGAAATGTTTTACCAGTAATATTCGCTTCCATATTACAAGGCTACGCTATCGCGACGCTGTTTCCACAACTAGATATGCTTTTTATCGTAGCTGTTATAGGTAGTAGTGCTTCGATCTCTATTTTAAAGACACCTTTACTAGTAGGACTGTCTCTAATGCTATTTTTCCCGAAAGAGTTAGCCCCGGTTATATTAATCATTGTGGTTATATTTATTGGGTTAAGTAAAATGAGTAATAAACTTCCACAAAAAATAACTGCTTCATTTTAG
- a CDS encoding gamma-glutamyl-gamma-aminobutyrate hydrolase family protein, with translation MKPIIGLTMHPVEGKMEINNSYIQAIKRAGGIPVCVPYMDEETVDTVLNGLSAILLIGGYDVNPLIFDQEPHYKLGTVIDERDRSDILIAKKAFERNMPMLGICRGEQVMNVAFGGTLLQDIDTQVKNVLKHTQASMRHELTHTVELFPSKLQEIIGQETILTNSYHHQAVDIVAPGFLINAQAKDGVIEGIEHPEHPYCIGVQWHPEGLQNDQPSEKLFNSFIEAAVQY, from the coding sequence ATGAAACCAATTATTGGATTAACGATGCATCCAGTCGAAGGGAAAATGGAAATAAACAATTCGTATATTCAAGCGATTAAACGCGCTGGGGGTATCCCAGTTTGTGTTCCATATATGGATGAAGAAACAGTCGACACGGTACTGAATGGTTTAAGCGCTATATTATTAATTGGAGGATATGATGTTAACCCGCTCATTTTTGATCAAGAACCGCATTATAAGTTGGGAACGGTTATTGATGAACGCGATCGAAGTGACATTCTAATTGCGAAAAAAGCTTTTGAACGCAATATGCCTATGCTTGGAATTTGCCGAGGAGAACAAGTGATGAATGTTGCTTTTGGGGGGACGTTACTTCAAGATATAGATACTCAAGTAAAGAATGTCTTGAAGCATACTCAAGCGTCTATGCGTCATGAATTAACGCATACGGTTGAATTGTTCCCATCCAAATTACAGGAAATTATCGGGCAAGAAACGATTTTAACAAATTCCTATCATCATCAAGCAGTTGATATCGTTGCGCCAGGATTTTTAATAAATGCCCAAGCGAAAGATGGTGTTATCGAAGGAATTGAACATCCAGAGCATCCATACTGTATTGGTGTGCAATGGCATCCAGAAGGGCTACAAAATGATCAACCTTCAGAAAAACTATTTAATAGCTTTATCGAAGCTGCTGTTCAATATTAA
- a CDS encoding tyrosine-type recombinase/integrase, with protein MNSAGEPVYHALPYFIMKRVIAVAKLPDVTVHGLRHTHATILMNEKMPVRVIAERLGNTPQMIHSVYGHLLKELEEESVMVFSKSLEQIGAN; from the coding sequence ATTAATTCAGCTGGGGAACCTGTGTATCACGCTTTACCATATTTCATAATGAAAAGGGTAATTGCCGTTGCAAAGCTCCCTGACGTCACTGTACATGGTTTACGTCATACCCATGCAACAATACTAATGAATGAAAAAATGCCTGTACGCGTCATTGCTGAACGTTTAGGCAATACTCCACAGATGATTCATAGCGTATATGGTCATTTACTAAAAGAACTTGAAGAGGAATCTGTAATGGTATTTAGTAAGAGTTTAGAACAGATTGGGGCTAATTAA
- a CDS encoding 5' nucleotidase, NT5C type: MKPSIAIDMDQVLADFYSKLCDTYNKNFGANFTKDEFLLTTQRDLSQEDAKKFFALLNEPDFFRDLAVLDPDCIEVIKGLQEHFEIYIATAAMDVPGSFNAKYDWLMEHLPFIKTQNIVFCGNKAVIHTDFLIDDSPRQLEAFSGTGLLYSMPYNAAEDGYKRVHNWREIQGYFMELLAKK; the protein is encoded by the coding sequence ATGAAACCGAGTATTGCGATTGATATGGACCAAGTGTTAGCGGATTTTTATTCAAAATTATGCGACACTTATAATAAAAATTTCGGAGCTAATTTTACAAAAGACGAATTTTTATTAACAACACAACGTGATTTATCACAAGAAGATGCTAAGAAATTTTTTGCGCTATTAAATGAGCCAGATTTTTTCCGTGATTTAGCAGTACTAGATCCAGATTGTATTGAGGTCATAAAAGGGCTACAAGAACATTTTGAAATTTATATTGCCACTGCTGCAATGGATGTGCCGGGTTCATTTAATGCGAAGTATGATTGGTTAATGGAACATTTGCCATTTATAAAAACGCAAAACATCGTATTCTGTGGCAATAAAGCCGTAATACATACGGACTTTTTAATCGATGATAGCCCACGACAACTAGAAGCCTTTAGTGGTACGGGATTGCTTTACTCAATGCCGTATAACGCGGCCGAAGATGGCTATAAACGCGTCCACAATTGGAGAGAAATTCAAGGGTATTTTATGGAGCTATTAGCAAAAAAATAA
- a CDS encoding peptide ABC transporter substrate-binding protein, producing MKFRYFSILFILSVLLSACNTGLEPKEHLGEIYSIALDSIMEQDEALSSDMEYIAIDMSNFEEINESDKEEILSYFKEKYKVEVMDATLEQLKEKGLFNTDTFVLDGVLLRIEKVEYKVNNNIFFEGSKYRSGDGGVGVEVIVYYKDNKWKSKDVKRTWIS from the coding sequence TTGAAATTTAGATATTTTAGTATTCTGTTTATACTGTCGGTCTTGCTTTCTGCTTGCAATACTGGATTAGAACCAAAGGAACATTTAGGAGAAATATATAGTATTGCATTGGACTCTATTATGGAACAAGATGAAGCATTAAGTAGTGATATGGAATATATAGCTATTGATATGAGTAATTTTGAGGAAATAAATGAAAGTGATAAAGAAGAAATTTTAAGCTACTTTAAGGAAAAATATAAAGTTGAGGTAATGGATGCTACTCTTGAACAACTGAAAGAAAAAGGATTATTTAATACAGATACGTTCGTTTTGGATGGCGTACTTCTTAGAATTGAAAAAGTTGAATATAAAGTTAACAACAATATCTTTTTTGAGGGTTCCAAGTATCGTTCGGGTGATGGGGGTGTTGGAGTAGAAGTAATAGTCTATTATAAAGATAATAAATGGAAATCCAAAGATGTGAAAAGGACTTGGATTAGTTAA
- a CDS encoding phosphotransferase family protein, producing the protein MNNNFIENIQSFYSNLSIEDFYPNEIGQNNDVLIVNKSLVFRFPKYKNGIIQLRRETEILKYIKGIISTPIPNPIYQSFEELEPGKVFTGYKLIDGVPLWKESLTGVKSVELVNGLAKQLVSFLVELHSISGEKASRDLKLKVRDPREEMYNLYDKIQNKLFPFIRKDAQKEISQFFETSLKGKAFSNIDLTLIHGDFGAANILWNPEKSMISGIIDFGGSGLGDPAYDFAGILSSYGEDFFDICINLYPNGNEISERVKFYKSTFALQEALHGIENEDRQAFEDGIKDYR; encoded by the coding sequence ATGAATAACAACTTTATTGAAAACATTCAATCGTTTTATTCTAACCTTTCCATTGAAGACTTTTATCCTAATGAAATTGGGCAGAATAATGATGTGTTAATTGTAAACAAATCTTTGGTTTTTAGATTTCCAAAATATAAAAATGGAATAATTCAATTAAGAAGAGAGACGGAAATTTTGAAATACATTAAAGGTATCATCTCCACTCCAATTCCGAATCCAATTTATCAGTCTTTTGAAGAGTTAGAACCAGGTAAGGTCTTCACTGGCTATAAACTAATAGATGGTGTTCCTTTGTGGAAGGAAAGTTTAACAGGTGTTAAGAGTGTTGAGTTGGTTAATGGGTTGGCAAAACAACTTGTCTCTTTTCTTGTAGAACTCCATTCTATTTCAGGAGAAAAAGCAAGTCGAGATTTGAAACTAAAGGTTCGTGACCCTCGTGAAGAGATGTATAATCTATATGATAAAATTCAAAATAAATTATTTCCTTTTATCAGAAAAGATGCCCAAAAGGAAATATCGCAATTTTTTGAAACGTCCCTAAAAGGGAAGGCATTCTCAAATATAGATTTAACACTTATACACGGAGATTTTGGAGCAGCTAATATTTTGTGGAATCCAGAAAAAAGTATGATTTCAGGGATAATAGACTTTGGTGGTTCGGGTTTAGGAGATCCGGCGTATGACTTTGCTGGAATACTCTCTAGCTATGGCGAAGATTTTTTTGATATTTGTATTAACCTATATCCTAACGGTAATGAAATATCTGAACGAGTTAAATTTTATAAAAGCACATTTGCTTTACAAGAAGCATTGCACGGGATTGAGAATGAAGATAGACAGGCTTTTGAAGATGGAATAAAAGATTATAGATAG
- a CDS encoding asparagine synthase encodes MNNIREGLIPAILGSAVTVTGIALKQKNGPNNMIAHTVFGFGLAHILLGAIDLVEHRR; translated from the coding sequence ATGAACAACATTCGTGAAGGTTTAATCCCAGCTATTTTAGGTTCTGCTGTTACTGTGACTGGAATTGCACTAAAGCAAAAAAATGGTCCTAATAACATGATTGCACACACTGTATTTGGATTCGGTTTAGCCCATATCTTGTTGGGTGCAATTGACCTTGTAGAACATCGTCGTTAG
- a CDS encoding DUF4179 domain-containing protein, translated as MKNLFKHFNDIEIDITEFEEAEVTELEKEQYKRDLRIQASKTTPRKWMKGAAAVCLSLGIGTASIIGLSYTTFAQEIPILNSIIKLFSTKDKMISGYEEFADQQHLVAESNGTTITVNESLFDSKKFLVGYYIETDRDLGESPEIETTFKVDGREHALFHTKHMIEKVGTNQYAGLTTAILNLSNHLQEANFEFHISSISSQDKKEMIQGSWDFEINAKATEPKVQIVEAPASKKDDLGIKLNEIIYTPISFIVNYRETIKNENLKEKWDIISSGLKVKDNLGNTYTPALTGGIGHDHRDKEFVYTFEKLHPDAETLIFTPFFRLMEADVIDENGVKYFKDNSNSIKEILELEDIIVDIQK; from the coding sequence TTGAAAAATCTGTTTAAACACTTCAATGATATTGAAATCGATATAACTGAATTTGAAGAAGCAGAGGTAACAGAACTTGAAAAAGAACAGTATAAAAGGGACTTGAGAATTCAGGCATCCAAAACAACACCGAGAAAGTGGATGAAGGGAGCTGCAGCTGTCTGCTTGTCGTTGGGTATCGGCACCGCATCAATTATAGGTCTATCCTACACAACATTCGCTCAGGAAATTCCAATTTTGAACAGTATTATCAAGCTTTTCTCGACCAAGGATAAAATGATATCAGGCTATGAGGAATTCGCGGATCAGCAACATCTTGTAGCAGAAAGCAATGGGACAACGATTACGGTAAATGAAAGCTTATTCGATAGTAAAAAGTTTTTAGTTGGCTATTATATTGAAACGGACAGGGATTTAGGTGAGTCCCCGGAAATTGAGACTACTTTTAAGGTGGATGGCCGCGAACACGCACTTTTTCATACGAAACATATGATTGAAAAAGTCGGGACAAATCAATACGCCGGCTTAACAACAGCGATCTTGAATTTATCTAATCATTTACAGGAGGCGAATTTTGAGTTTCACATTAGTAGTATTTCCAGTCAGGATAAAAAGGAAATGATCCAGGGGAGTTGGGATTTTGAAATAAATGCTAAGGCGACTGAGCCTAAAGTCCAAATCGTGGAAGCTCCTGCATCAAAAAAAGATGATTTAGGTATTAAATTGAATGAAATCATATACACACCGATTTCCTTTATCGTCAATTACAGAGAAACAATAAAAAACGAGAATTTAAAAGAAAAATGGGATATTATTTCTTCCGGTTTAAAAGTAAAGGACAATTTAGGTAATACGTATACACCAGCGTTAACCGGTGGTATAGGACACGACCATAGAGATAAGGAATTTGTCTATACCTTTGAAAAACTGCATCCGGATGCTGAAACTTTAATATTCACCCCATTCTTCCGATTGATGGAGGCTGACGTAATTGATGAAAATGGCGTTAAATATTTTAAGGATAATAGCAATTCTATAAAGGAAATATTAGAGCTTGAGGATATTATTGTAGATATTCAAAAATAA
- a CDS encoding gamma-glutamyl-gamma-aminobutyrate hydrolase family protein, which translates to MKPVIGLTMYDIDKKLDINNAYLDSVEIAGGIPICLPNASEEHVDALLDRVDGIILIGGEDIDPELFGEEPHQNIGRVVRKRDDSDLLFMKRAFERGMPILGVCRGMQIMNVFFGGTIIQDIPTQFESAIGHKQQSKRGALAHNVEVLTPKMKAIFEEDMFRVNTFHHQSVGKLGEGLVLSGIAKDGIIEAIEHEDHPYCISVQWHPEELAPLGNTHAQRLFKSFVEECKTTVVGGKR; encoded by the coding sequence ATGAAACCAGTTATTGGCTTAACAATGTATGATATTGATAAAAAATTGGATATTAATAATGCCTATTTAGATTCGGTGGAAATAGCAGGTGGAATCCCCATTTGTTTGCCTAATGCGTCAGAGGAGCATGTGGATGCACTTCTTGATCGTGTGGATGGCATTATTTTAATTGGTGGAGAAGATATTGACCCAGAACTATTTGGTGAGGAACCACATCAAAATATAGGTCGCGTTGTACGGAAGCGTGATGATAGTGATTTATTGTTTATGAAGCGCGCATTTGAACGAGGTATGCCGATTTTAGGTGTATGCCGTGGTATGCAAATTATGAATGTCTTTTTTGGTGGGACGATTATTCAAGACATTCCAACCCAATTCGAAAGTGCAATTGGTCATAAGCAGCAATCAAAGCGTGGAGCGTTGGCACATAATGTTGAAGTGCTAACACCAAAAATGAAAGCTATTTTTGAAGAGGATATGTTCCGCGTAAATACGTTTCATCATCAATCCGTTGGAAAGCTAGGAGAAGGGCTTGTTTTATCGGGAATTGCAAAGGATGGCATAATTGAGGCAATTGAACACGAGGATCATCCGTATTGTATTTCAGTGCAGTGGCATCCAGAAGAATTGGCTCCACTTGGTAATACTCATGCACAACGATTATTTAAAAGTTTTGTTGAGGAATGTAAAACGACTGTTGTTGGAGGAAAGCGATGA
- a CDS encoding DNA alkylation repair protein, which translates to MGFQTMMQELEALGKERTKKIYMGNGAVEPVFGVTTGSMKPYKKQIKIDQQLAEQLYASGNYDAMYFAGVIADPKAMTEEDYDRWIDGAYFYMISDYIVAVTLAESDIAQQVSDKWIASGNELKMSAGWSCYCWLLGNRKDEYFEVQKIQGMLEKVKKEIHDAPPRTQASMNNFVMTVGVSFKPLHEEALKISHEIGPVEMQREGKKPGILHAALEIEKQIEKDRIGFKRKYVRC; encoded by the coding sequence ATGGGATTTCAAACGATGATGCAAGAATTAGAGGCACTCGGGAAAGAGCGTACCAAAAAGATATATATGGGTAATGGAGCTGTGGAGCCTGTATTCGGTGTAACAACAGGGTCGATGAAGCCATATAAAAAGCAAATTAAAATTGACCAACAGTTAGCTGAACAGTTATATGCATCGGGCAATTATGATGCGATGTATTTTGCAGGGGTAATTGCAGATCCAAAAGCGATGACTGAGGAAGATTATGACCGCTGGATTGATGGTGCTTATTTTTACATGATTTCAGATTATATTGTGGCGGTAACACTTGCAGAATCGGATATTGCCCAGCAAGTAAGTGATAAATGGATTGCAAGTGGCAATGAATTGAAAATGTCAGCTGGTTGGAGTTGTTATTGTTGGCTATTAGGAAATCGTAAAGATGAATATTTTGAAGTTCAGAAAATTCAGGGCATGCTTGAGAAAGTAAAGAAAGAGATTCACGATGCGCCGCCGAGAACACAAGCATCAATGAATAACTTTGTCATGACAGTTGGCGTTTCGTTTAAACCACTCCATGAGGAAGCATTAAAAATCTCACATGAAATTGGCCCTGTTGAAATGCAACGTGAAGGTAAGAAACCAGGCATTTTACATGCTGCATTAGAAATTGAAAAGCAAATAGAAAAGGACCGAATCGGCTTTAAGCGTAAATATGTTCGCTGCTAA
- the lexA gene encoding transcriptional repressor LexA — MTQKISKRQQAILTFIKEEVRAKGYPPSVREIGEAVGLASSSTVHGHLARLESKGLIRRDPTKPRAIEVLDQEELTIPKSGVIHVPLIGKVTAGLPISAIEDIQEYFPLPDTYGTSEDELFMLEIMGESMIEAGILDGDYVIVKKTATANNGEIVVAMTEEDEATVKRFFKEKTHFRLQPENSSMEPILVNQVSILGKVVGLYRNVH; from the coding sequence TTGACACAAAAAATTTCAAAAAGGCAGCAAGCTATTCTAACTTTTATTAAAGAGGAAGTTCGTGCTAAAGGTTACCCACCATCAGTTCGTGAAATTGGTGAGGCTGTTGGTTTAGCTTCTAGTTCAACTGTCCACGGGCATTTAGCTCGTTTAGAAAGTAAAGGGCTTATTCGTCGTGACCCTACAAAGCCACGTGCAATTGAGGTATTAGATCAAGAAGAGTTGACCATCCCAAAATCAGGTGTCATTCATGTTCCTTTAATCGGTAAAGTAACAGCTGGATTACCAATTTCAGCAATCGAAGACATCCAAGAATATTTCCCACTTCCTGATACGTACGGCACATCAGAAGACGAGTTGTTTATGCTTGAAATTATGGGTGAATCGATGATTGAAGCAGGTATTTTAGATGGGGACTATGTCATTGTCAAAAAAACAGCTACAGCCAATAACGGAGAAATTGTTGTGGCAATGACAGAGGAAGATGAAGCGACTGTCAAACGATTCTTCAAAGAAAAAACACATTTCAGACTACAACCTGAAAATAGTTCAATGGAGCCTATTCTTGTCAACCAAGTTTCGATATTAGGTAAAGTAGTAGGATTGTATCGTAACGTTCATTAA
- a CDS encoding helix-turn-helix transcriptional regulator, with product MKIEINVSNNDCEIFINEIAIDTKKKSIDTPNENIMVNLYVARKEKKLKQSDVARLLNIHAVTYSRKERGDLEFTLSEAFILANFFETTVDSLFADRNTRIY from the coding sequence ATGAAAATTGAAATCAACGTGAGCAACAATGATTGTGAAATTTTCATAAATGAAATTGCTATTGATACCAAGAAAAAGTCTATAGATACTCCAAATGAAAATATTATGGTTAATTTATATGTGGCCAGAAAAGAGAAGAAACTCAAACAAAGCGATGTTGCGCGTTTATTAAATATTCATGCAGTTACATATAGCAGAAAAGAACGTGGTGATTTAGAGTTTACTTTAAGTGAAGCGTTCATCCTTGCTAACTTTTTTGAGACTACTGTTGATTCACTATTTGCGGATAGAAATACGCGAATTTATTAA
- a CDS encoding DUF896 domain-containing protein: MLSKEKIARINELSKLAKEGKLTEELAKERTALRKEYLDVFRSTMRDTIEHVKVVDEEGNDVTPEKLKQVKAQKGFLN; encoded by the coding sequence ATGTTATCAAAAGAAAAAATCGCTCGTATTAATGAGTTATCAAAATTAGCTAAAGAAGGAAAGCTAACAGAGGAATTAGCGAAAGAGAGAACAGCACTACGCAAGGAATATTTAGATGTGTTCCGTTCGACGATGCGTGACACAATTGAACATGTAAAAGTAGTAGATGAAGAAGGTAACGACGTAACACCAGAAAAATTAAAACAAGTTAA
- the yneA gene encoding cell division suppressor protein YneA, translating to MKKFKLNSFTSMLLAFSILLFTFLIFEDEKIEKYEQVTIVQGDTLWSLAETYRGKMAKNDWINFVKEENGLQDEKVLYGQVLVVPVEKDSYYIANLNQNDSTNEKTVKEKTVKVARSDGSN from the coding sequence ATGAAAAAATTCAAATTAAACAGCTTCACATCAATGTTATTAGCATTTTCTATTTTATTATTTACATTTTTAATTTTTGAAGATGAGAAAATCGAAAAATACGAACAAGTGACAATCGTACAAGGTGATACTTTATGGTCGTTAGCAGAAACATATCGTGGTAAAATGGCTAAGAACGATTGGATTAACTTTGTAAAAGAAGAAAATGGCTTACAAGATGAAAAGGTATTATACGGCCAAGTATTAGTAGTACCTGTGGAGAAGGATTCATACTATATTGCCAATTTAAATCAAAACGATTCAACGAACGAAAAGACAGTTAAGGAAAAGACAGTTAAGGTAGCGAGAAGTGATGGATCAAACTAA
- a CDS encoding VOC family protein, with amino-acid sequence MSKSFIEQVHYIRIPVKDLELSVQWYRDVLGLKLLNNTEELAILKVNEGPFLLILVPTEDETFAHFTIDNEQEFSIGFTSPELSKFHQYLIDNQVKVEDIKEDNGHAFFHFYDPNGNKLQVHW; translated from the coding sequence ATGAGTAAATCATTTATTGAACAAGTACATTATATTAGAATTCCTGTAAAAGATTTAGAACTGTCGGTACAATGGTATAGAGATGTATTAGGTCTCAAGTTACTAAACAATACTGAGGAACTTGCAATTTTAAAAGTAAATGAAGGACCTTTCTTACTTATCTTAGTTCCTACCGAAGATGAAACATTTGCACATTTTACAATTGATAATGAACAAGAATTTAGCATTGGCTTTACAAGTCCAGAATTATCTAAATTTCATCAATACTTAATTGATAATCAAGTTAAGGTCGAGGATATAAAAGAAGATAATGGTCATGCCTTTTTCCACTTTTATGACCCAAATGGTAATAAACTTCAAGTACACTGGTAA
- a CDS encoding HsmA family protein — protein sequence MLILAIIFITAALLFYSVGVWSEKFQKILKPWHVIIFWLGLVFDTIGTTTMEKMASEGSLLSFHGITGLLAILLMLFHAIWATIVLIKKDKVMMEKFHKLSIVVWLIWLIPYISGMIYGMTNNF from the coding sequence ATGCTTATATTAGCAATTATATTCATTACTGCAGCATTATTATTTTATTCTGTAGGAGTATGGTCAGAGAAATTTCAAAAGATATTAAAACCATGGCATGTAATCATTTTTTGGTTAGGATTAGTTTTCGACACTATTGGAACAACTACAATGGAAAAAATGGCATCAGAAGGATCTCTACTTAGTTTCCATGGCATAACTGGTTTATTAGCAATTTTATTAATGTTATTTCATGCTATCTGGGCTACAATTGTTTTGATTAAAAAGGATAAAGTTATGATGGAAAAATTCCACAAATTAAGTATTGTTGTTTGGTTAATATGGTTAATTCCTTATATATCAGGAATGATTTATGGGATGACGAATAATTTTTAA
- a CDS encoding YolD-like family protein, producing MMIPEHLYQIKEWQNSIGNEYPKEKTDWEWDELQQTIVKAYHQKLLVELNLWRGKWICFIGLFCCLLFFLFNSCFPFKNTYTQ from the coding sequence ATGATGATACCTGAGCATTTGTATCAGATAAAAGAGTGGCAAAATAGCATAGGTAACGAGTACCCGAAAGAAAAAACGGATTGGGAATGGGACGAACTACAGCAGACTATTGTTAAAGCATATCATCAAAAACTGTTAGTAGAATTGAATCTATGGCGTGGTAAATGGATTTGTTTTATTGGGTTATTTTGTTGCCTACTCTTCTTTTTATTTAACTCGTGCTTTCCCTTTAAAAATACGTATACGCAATAA